In a genomic window of Lacrimispora sp. BS-2:
- a CDS encoding tRNA-dihydrouridine synthase family protein produces the protein MKYYFAPMEGITGYIYRNAHHKFFKQVDVYFTPFIVPTQNRKFTSREKNDFLPEHNVGLHVIPQILTNKGEDFIWAAKELKQFGYEEVNLNLGCPSPTVISKGRGSGFLGEPEQLTIFFDQIFSSLDMKISVKTRIGKDSPEEFGRLMEIYNKYPIEELIIHPRIQKDYYRNQPDWKVMEEAVSLSKNPLCYNGNLFSAEDYKKFIAAFPSIGCVMFGRGMVANPGLAEEIKSGEKMEKRQLKAFHDEVLKGYEEIISGDRNVLFKMKELWAYMIQMFDGGEKLGKKIRKSQHLSDYRAVVDSLFGELDLKETGGAFGGE, from the coding sequence ATGAAGTATTATTTTGCCCCCATGGAAGGAATCACCGGCTATATTTACCGGAACGCTCACCACAAATTTTTTAAGCAGGTAGATGTGTATTTTACTCCTTTTATCGTGCCCACCCAGAACCGGAAATTTACCTCCAGGGAAAAAAATGATTTTCTGCCGGAGCATAACGTGGGATTGCATGTGATTCCTCAGATTCTCACCAACAAGGGGGAAGATTTTATATGGGCGGCAAAGGAATTAAAACAATTTGGATATGAAGAGGTGAATCTGAATCTGGGCTGTCCCTCTCCAACGGTGATTTCTAAGGGCAGAGGGTCCGGTTTTCTTGGGGAACCGGAGCAGCTTACCATATTCTTTGATCAGATTTTTTCTTCATTGGACATGAAAATCTCAGTAAAAACCAGGATCGGAAAGGACAGCCCTGAAGAATTCGGAAGGCTTATGGAGATTTATAACAAATATCCCATAGAGGAACTGATCATCCATCCCCGGATCCAGAAGGACTATTACAGGAATCAGCCTGATTGGAAAGTAATGGAGGAAGCGGTCTCTTTAAGCAAGAATCCCTTGTGCTACAACGGAAACCTGTTTTCAGCAGAAGATTATAAGAAATTCATTGCTGCCTTTCCTTCTATAGGCTGTGTCATGTTTGGAAGGGGAATGGTGGCAAATCCCGGCCTGGCAGAGGAAATAAAGAGCGGAGAGAAAATGGAAAAGAGGCAGCTAAAAGCCTTTCATGACGAAGTTCTCAAAGGATATGAAGAGATCATATCCGGGGACCGCAATGTCCTGTTTAAGATGAAGGAGTTATGGGCTTATATGATCCAGATGTTTGACGGGGGCGAAAAACTTGGCAAAAAGATCCGGAAGTCCCAGCACCTTTCCGATTACAGGGCAGTGGTTGACAGCCTGTTTGGAGAACTGGATTTAAAAGAAACTGGAGGAGCATTTGGCGGAGAATAG
- a CDS encoding sodium-translocating pyrophosphatase produces MDAIYFVSMGSLLGIFFAWVMFLRVKKQPEGTSEMTRISEAVRKGANAYLKRQYSGVAIFFIAVFCILLVMAFNGFLSFFTPFAFLTGGFFSGLSGFIGMRTATMANCRTAEGASKSLNKGLQVAFSAGSVMGFTVVGLGLLDLSIWYFILNAAFRHLPADQRIAEITANMLTFGMGASSMALFARVGGGIFTKAADVGADLVGKVEAGIPEDDPRNPAVIADNVGDNVGDVAGMGADLYESYVGSIVSTAALAVAAGYGLKGVSIPMLLAALGVAASVIGTFFVKTEEGASQKNLLKALRTGTYISAAIIIIAAFFIIKLMLPDHMGLYAAILSGLIAGVLIGAITEYYTSDTYSPTQKLAESSETGAATVIISGLSLGMLSTVAPVIIVSISVLVSYYCSGGANDFNLGLYGIGLSAVGMLSTLGITLATDAYGPIADNAGGIAEMTHMDASVRQRTDALDSLGNTTAATGKGFAIGSAALTALALIASYVDKVHQIQPDLNLDLTITNPKVLVGLLIGGVLPFLFAALTMEAVGKAAQAIVLEVRRQFKTITGIMEGKTEPDYASCVDMCTKSAQKLMIAPAMIAVIIPIVIGLLLGPEGVSALLAGNTVTGFVLAVMMANSGGAWDNAKKYIEQGAHGGKGSSQHKAAVVGDTVGDPFKDTSGPSINILIKLTSMVSIVFASLVLTFHLL; encoded by the coding sequence ATGGATGCAATTTATTTTGTATCAATGGGGTCATTGTTGGGGATATTCTTTGCCTGGGTCATGTTTCTTCGTGTCAAAAAACAGCCAGAGGGCACCTCAGAGATGACCCGGATCTCTGAAGCTGTAAGAAAAGGGGCAAATGCCTACTTAAAACGGCAGTATTCAGGGGTCGCAATATTTTTTATTGCAGTTTTTTGTATTTTACTGGTTATGGCCTTTAACGGGTTCTTAAGCTTTTTTACCCCGTTTGCATTTTTGACGGGCGGCTTTTTCTCAGGTCTGTCCGGGTTCATAGGCATGCGGACGGCAACTATGGCTAACTGCAGAACCGCAGAAGGAGCTTCAAAAAGCTTAAATAAAGGACTCCAGGTGGCCTTCTCAGCCGGTTCCGTTATGGGCTTTACCGTAGTTGGACTTGGTCTTCTGGATCTTTCTATTTGGTATTTCATTTTAAACGCAGCCTTTCGTCATCTTCCGGCAGACCAACGAATTGCAGAAATAACAGCGAATATGCTGACCTTTGGTATGGGCGCCTCCAGTATGGCCCTCTTTGCCAGGGTCGGCGGCGGTATTTTTACCAAGGCTGCAGATGTGGGGGCAGATCTTGTTGGTAAGGTGGAAGCCGGTATTCCTGAAGACGATCCGCGTAATCCGGCTGTTATTGCTGATAATGTAGGGGATAATGTAGGGGACGTAGCCGGAATGGGGGCTGATCTCTATGAATCCTATGTTGGCTCCATTGTTTCAACTGCTGCTCTTGCGGTTGCCGCAGGATATGGACTCAAGGGCGTGTCCATACCCATGCTCCTTGCAGCTCTGGGTGTTGCAGCATCCGTCATTGGCACCTTTTTTGTCAAGACAGAGGAAGGAGCCTCTCAGAAGAATCTTCTCAAAGCGCTGAGAACCGGTACCTATATTAGTGCAGCAATCATTATTATTGCAGCGTTTTTTATCATAAAGCTGATGCTTCCCGATCATATGGGACTTTATGCTGCCATTCTTTCGGGATTGATTGCAGGAGTTTTAATCGGAGCTATTACAGAATATTACACATCAGACACCTATAGCCCTACCCAAAAATTAGCGGAGTCCAGTGAAACCGGAGCCGCAACAGTAATTATCAGCGGATTATCCCTTGGTATGCTTTCTACTGTCGCACCGGTAATAATTGTAAGCATTTCTGTCCTTGTAAGTTACTATTGTTCCGGAGGCGCCAATGATTTTAATCTCGGACTTTACGGCATCGGCTTATCTGCAGTTGGAATGTTATCCACTTTAGGAATTACACTGGCCACGGATGCTTACGGACCAATCGCTGACAATGCCGGCGGCATTGCCGAGATGACACATATGGATGCTTCCGTAAGACAGAGAACAGATGCCCTTGACTCTCTGGGCAATACCACTGCTGCTACAGGAAAAGGATTTGCTATCGGATCCGCTGCCTTGACTGCTCTTGCACTGATTGCTTCCTATGTTGATAAAGTACATCAGATCCAGCCGGATTTAAATCTGGATTTAACCATAACCAATCCAAAAGTACTGGTCGGATTGTTAATTGGAGGTGTATTACCGTTCTTATTTGCTGCTCTTACCATGGAAGCCGTTGGCAAAGCTGCTCAGGCAATCGTATTGGAAGTCCGCCGTCAATTTAAGACCATAACCGGGATTATGGAAGGAAAAACGGAACCGGATTATGCTTCCTGCGTTGACATGTGTACAAAATCAGCCCAAAAGCTGATGATCGCACCGGCCATGATAGCCGTTATTATTCCTATTGTTATTGGCTTGTTATTAGGGCCGGAAGGTGTATCGGCTCTTCTTGCCGGTAATACCGTTACCGGTTTTGTACTTGCAGTTATGATGGCTAACTCCGGAGGCGCATGGGATAATGCAAAGAAGTATATTGAACAGGGCGCACATGGCGGAAAGGGAAGCAGCCAGCATAAAGCCGCAGTAGTAGGCGACACCGTAGGAGATCCGTTTAAGGATACTTCCGGACCATCGATCAACATTCTCATAAAGCTTACTTCCATGGTTTCTATCGTATTTGCATCCCTTGTCCTGACCTTCCATTTATTATGA
- a CDS encoding ribonucleotide-diphosphate reductase subunit beta: MEQLKKRPLFHPDGEIEVRKRRMINGNTTNLNDFNNMKYTWVSDWYRQAMNNFWIPEEINLSRDRKDYPLLSPQERRAYDKILSFLVFLDSIQTANLPALGEYVTANEINLCLSIQTFQEAVHSQSYSYMLDTICEPQTRNEVLYQWKSDPHLLARNTFIGDLYNEFQKDKSAYAFMKAVVANFILEGVYFYSGFMFFYNLGRNHKMTGSSQEIRYINRDENTHLWLFRNIILELEKEEPELFTRERVEVYRDMIREGCEQEIAWGCYAIGDEVPGLTREMITDYIMYLGNLRCASLGWERIYEGHEREPETMTWVNQYSNANLIKTDFFEAKSTAYAKSSALVDDL; this comes from the coding sequence ATGGAACAATTAAAAAAACGACCCCTTTTTCATCCGGATGGGGAGATTGAAGTAAGAAAACGGCGGATGATCAACGGCAATACCACAAACCTCAATGATTTTAACAATATGAAATACACCTGGGTAAGCGACTGGTACCGGCAGGCCATGAATAATTTCTGGATACCTGAAGAAATTAATTTAAGCAGGGACAGGAAGGATTATCCTTTATTAAGTCCTCAGGAGCGGAGAGCTTATGATAAGATATTATCCTTTCTGGTGTTTTTGGACAGCATCCAGACCGCTAATTTACCGGCCCTTGGAGAATATGTGACTGCCAATGAGATCAATCTCTGCCTTTCCATTCAAACTTTTCAGGAGGCGGTACACAGCCAGAGCTACAGCTATATGCTGGATACCATCTGCGAACCTCAGACACGGAATGAGGTGCTCTATCAGTGGAAGAGCGACCCCCATCTTCTTGCCCGCAACACCTTTATCGGTGACCTGTACAATGAGTTTCAAAAGGACAAGAGCGCATATGCTTTCATGAAAGCGGTGGTGGCTAATTTTATTTTAGAAGGCGTGTATTTTTACAGTGGATTCATGTTCTTTTATAACCTGGGTCGGAACCATAAAATGACCGGATCCTCCCAGGAGATCCGTTACATTAACCGGGATGAGAACACTCATTTGTGGCTGTTCCGCAATATTATTCTGGAACTGGAAAAGGAAGAACCGGAGTTGTTTACCAGGGAACGGGTAGAGGTTTACCGGGACATGATCCGGGAAGGCTGTGAGCAGGAGATCGCCTGGGGCTGTTATGCCATCGGAGATGAAGTGCCCGGACTTACAAGGGAAATGATCACGGACTATATCATGTATCTGGGAAACTTACGCTGTGCAAGCCTTGGCTGGGAGCGGATTTATGAGGGCCATGAGAGGGAGCCGGAAACCATGACATGGGTCAATCAGTACAGCAATGCCAATCTGATC
- a CDS encoding N-acetylmuramoyl-L-alanine amidase gives MTQLKNLIPAAAKALLLAVLISTTSSSVSWAEEETGPAFAPPVTKTATPEIGPGMRSSSNFIVVLDPGHGKTGGHYSGCHFEYNGITYYEDEITMKIATYTKQYLEQFSNYTVYLTKDSAETTVPLDQRAAFAASVHADLFVSQHIDSALGNGTVKNAYGVSSMAPRTGRYNNDLALQSQEAANTILKQLNTLGLHNRGLILRDSENGTLFPDGSQADYYAIPRYSQMYGIRGFIIEHGFLNHTSDLTLFLSTEEQYKALGEADAKGIMEYLQKAGKSAFVQTTQTAQAAQGANNQNEGTVAPPLVSESKGPGMN, from the coding sequence ATGACTCAATTAAAGAACTTAATACCAGCCGCCGCTAAGGCCCTTTTACTTGCCGTTCTTATTTCCACCACCTCCTCTTCCGTCTCATGGGCAGAAGAAGAAACCGGGCCAGCTTTTGCTCCTCCGGTAACCAAAACAGCAACGCCTGAAATCGGACCAGGCATGCGCAGCAGCTCCAACTTTATCGTCGTCCTGGACCCGGGCCACGGCAAGACAGGCGGACATTATTCCGGCTGCCACTTTGAATATAACGGAATTACCTACTATGAAGATGAAATCACCATGAAGATCGCCACTTATACAAAACAGTATCTGGAGCAGTTTTCCAACTATACGGTTTATTTAACAAAGGACAGCGCGGAAACCACCGTCCCTCTGGATCAGCGTGCCGCTTTTGCCGCCTCCGTACATGCGGATCTTTTTGTAAGCCAGCACATTGACTCGGCTTTGGGAAACGGTACAGTGAAAAATGCTTATGGAGTCAGCTCCATGGCTCCCAGGACCGGCCGCTATAACAATGATCTGGCCCTCCAGTCCCAGGAAGCCGCCAATACCATTTTAAAGCAGTTAAACACTCTGGGGCTTCACAACCGGGGACTGATCCTCCGGGATTCAGAGAACGGAACTTTATTTCCCGACGGAAGCCAGGCCGATTACTATGCAATTCCCCGTTATTCCCAGATGTATGGAATCCGTGGCTTTATCATTGAACACGGCTTTTTAAACCACACCAGCGACTTGACCCTGTTTCTGTCAACAGAGGAACAGTATAAGGCATTGGGAGAGGCGGATGCAAAAGGAATCATGGAATATCTGCAAAAAGCGGGAAAATCTGCATTTGTCCAGACAACTCAGACTGCTCAGGCAGCCCAGGGTGCCAATAACCAGAATGAAGGGACTGTTGCCCCTCCCCTTGTATCTGAAAGCAAAGGACCGGGCATGAATTAA
- a CDS encoding mannitol dehydrogenase family protein: protein MKLNRSCLTNREAWEKASVKLPEFDWEKMRSTTDQSPKWIHFGAGNIFRGFIAVLQQRLLNEGLEKSGIIATDTFDYDIIDKIYTPFDNMTMMVGLKPDGTMDREIVASVARGVKADVGNEKDFGYLVKAFENPSLQMVSFTITEKGYSLANFRGELFPVVEKDMEEGPEKASHAMSVVTALLLKRYLAGGHPLALVSMDNCSHNGEKLKDSILSIARAWTEKGFASGNFLSWVQDEHKVSFPWSMIDKITPRPAEVVQKLLEEDGIEDMAPIITGKNTYIAPFVNAEIPQYLVVEDRFPNGRPALEKAGVYLTDRDTVNKTERMKVTTCLNPLHTALAVFGCLLGYNSIAAEMRDEDLTALVERIGYKEGLPVVTDPGILSPEDFIREVIEYRLPNPFIPDAPQRIATDTSQKIPIRFGETIKAYLADDHLDVRNLTAIPLAIAGWLRYLLGMDDEGKNMDISSDPMLSELKEQLKGIRLGEKPDGKEGLEEILSNPLLFGTDLVQAGLSGKIEAMLYEMLEGPGAVRKTLHRYVK, encoded by the coding sequence ATGAAACTGAATCGGTCCTGTTTAACAAACCGGGAAGCCTGGGAAAAGGCTTCTGTAAAGCTGCCGGAATTTGACTGGGAAAAAATGAGGTCGACCACGGATCAGTCGCCGAAATGGATCCATTTTGGTGCAGGGAATATTTTCCGGGGATTCATCGCAGTGCTGCAGCAGCGCCTGCTGAATGAAGGCCTTGAAAAAAGCGGCATCATAGCAACAGATACGTTTGATTATGATATCATTGATAAAATATATACTCCCTTTGATAATATGACCATGATGGTCGGCCTGAAACCGGACGGAACCATGGACCGGGAGATAGTGGCAAGCGTTGCCAGGGGCGTAAAGGCTGATGTGGGCAATGAAAAGGATTTCGGATATCTGGTAAAGGCTTTTGAGAATCCATCTCTGCAGATGGTGAGCTTTACCATAACCGAAAAAGGATATTCCCTTGCTAATTTCCGTGGAGAGCTTTTTCCTGTTGTGGAAAAGGACATGGAAGAAGGCCCGGAAAAAGCCAGCCATGCCATGAGCGTTGTGACGGCCCTTCTTCTTAAACGGTATCTTGCAGGAGGCCATCCTTTGGCATTGGTCAGCATGGACAATTGCAGCCATAACGGAGAAAAGCTAAAAGACAGCATCCTTTCCATTGCAAGGGCATGGACTGAAAAGGGGTTTGCTTCCGGGAACTTCCTTTCCTGGGTCCAGGATGAACATAAGGTTTCCTTCCCCTGGTCCATGATCGATAAGATCACTCCCCGTCCAGCAGAGGTGGTGCAGAAATTACTGGAGGAAGATGGAATCGAAGATATGGCGCCCATTATCACCGGCAAGAACACATACATTGCCCCCTTTGTCAATGCGGAGATCCCTCAGTATTTAGTGGTGGAAGACCGGTTTCCAAACGGACGTCCTGCCCTTGAAAAGGCTGGGGTATACTTGACGGACAGGGATACGGTAAACAAGACAGAGCGGATGAAGGTTACCACCTGCTTAAATCCCCTGCATACTGCATTGGCGGTGTTCGGCTGCCTGTTGGGATATAACAGCATAGCCGCAGAGATGAGGGATGAGGATTTGACAGCCCTTGTGGAGCGGATCGGTTACAAGGAAGGCCTGCCGGTGGTTACGGATCCGGGAATCTTAAGCCCTGAGGATTTTATCAGGGAGGTCATTGAATACCGTCTGCCTAATCCATTTATCCCCGATGCCCCACAGAGGATTGCAACCGATACCAGCCAGAAGATCCCCATCCGCTTTGGAGAAACCATAAAGGCTTATCTGGCAGATGATCATCTGGATGTCCGGAACCTGACCGCTATCCCGCTGGCAATTGCCGGCTGGCTCCGCTATCTCCTTGGTATGGATGATGAGGGAAAAAACATGGATATCAGCAGCGATCCAATGCTTTCAGAATTAAAAGAGCAGTTAAAGGGAATCAGGCTGGGAGAAAAGCCTGATGGAAAAGAGGGACTTGAAGAGATCCTTTCCAATCCCCTTCTTTTTGGAACCGATTTGGTTCAGGCAGGTCTTTCCGGAAAGATCGAGGCCATGCTTTATGAAATGCTGGAAGGTCCGGGAGCAGTGAGAAAGACATTACACCGGTATGTAAAATAA
- a CDS encoding ArsC/Spx/MgsR family protein, which produces MNIQIFGTGKCFDTKKAQRYFKERGIKYQFIDMKEKGLSKGEYNGVKQAVGGLDAMLDEKCKDQEALALIRYIAGEDKDEKVLENQKVLKTPIVRNGKLATVGYQPEVWKNWS; this is translated from the coding sequence GTGAACATACAAATTTTTGGAACCGGAAAATGTTTTGATACCAAGAAAGCACAGCGCTATTTCAAGGAACGTGGAATCAAATATCAGTTTATTGATATGAAAGAAAAGGGGCTGAGCAAAGGCGAGTACAATGGAGTCAAGCAGGCAGTAGGAGGACTTGATGCTATGCTTGATGAAAAATGTAAGGATCAGGAAGCCCTGGCGCTTATCAGATATATTGCCGGTGAGGATAAAGATGAAAAGGTCTTGGAGAACCAGAAGGTATTGAAAACACCTATTGTCAGAAACGGAAAGCTGGCTACGGTTGGATACCAGCCGGAGGTGTGGAAAAATTGGAGTTAG
- a CDS encoding ribonucleoside-diphosphate reductase subunit alpha: MDKADGKQDILEYFKEVKSLEGILDGIRKDWDSASYDLCHLSVKFTGFCKKNMSLEERFEALIQAAVELTTQEAPDWEYIGARLLMLRFETRLKEELDRRKIGSFYDKICFLTEDGLYGDYILENYKKEEIDRYEAYMDQSRNHLFNYSGLELLLNRYVIRSRRNAPLETPQEMFLGIAMHLAMPEKDDRDTWVKRFYDMLSTLKVTMATPTLSNARKPYHQLSSCFIDTVPDSLDGIYRSIDSFAKVSKFGGGMGLYFGKVRAAGSAIRGFKGAAGGVIRWIKLANDTAVAVDQLGVRQGAVAVYLDVWHKDLPEFLTLRTNNGDDRMKAHDVFPAVCYPNLFWKQAKENIDGDWYLMCPHEILTIKGWALEDSYGAQWEERYLDCVNDSRIHKRIIPIKDIIRLVLKSAVETGTPFTFNRDIVNEANPNSHSGIIYCSNLCTEIAQNMSGVEQVDQQIQTVDGETVVVTVTRPGDFVVCNLASLSLGKIDLKETGELTELTRSAVRALDNVIDLNFFPVPYAKVTNLRYRPVGLGVSGYHHMLAKNGISWESEEHLKFADKVFEAINYAAIEASCDFAREKGRYDLYEGSEWQTGAYFDKRGYCSEKWNCLREKVAEGGMRNGWLIAIAPTSSTSMIAGTTAGLDPVMNRYYLEEKKNGLVPRVAPDLSPETFWKYKNAHYIDQSWSVRAAGVRQRHVDQAQSMNLYITNDYTLRQVLGLYILAWEQGVKTIYYIRSKSLEVDECEACSS; this comes from the coding sequence ATGGATAAGGCAGATGGAAAACAGGATATTCTGGAATATTTTAAAGAGGTTAAGTCACTGGAGGGAATTTTAGACGGAATCCGCAAGGATTGGGATTCTGCATCATATGACCTCTGTCACCTCTCCGTAAAATTCACAGGGTTCTGTAAGAAAAATATGAGCCTGGAAGAACGGTTTGAGGCGCTTATCCAGGCGGCGGTGGAACTGACGACCCAGGAGGCGCCGGATTGGGAGTATATAGGAGCAAGGCTGCTCATGCTGCGATTTGAAACCAGGCTAAAGGAAGAGCTGGACCGGAGGAAGATCGGAAGCTTTTACGATAAAATCTGTTTTCTGACAGAGGACGGGCTTTACGGAGATTACATTCTGGAGAATTATAAAAAAGAAGAAATTGACCGGTATGAAGCGTATATGGATCAGAGCAGAAACCATCTGTTCAATTATTCCGGGCTTGAACTGCTGCTTAACCGGTATGTGATCCGCAGCCGCCGGAATGCACCTTTAGAGACGCCTCAGGAAATGTTTCTTGGAATTGCCATGCACCTTGCCATGCCGGAAAAGGATGACCGGGACACCTGGGTAAAACGGTTTTATGATATGCTCAGTACGTTAAAGGTTACCATGGCAACGCCCACCCTCTCAAACGCCAGAAAGCCTTACCATCAGCTTTCCTCCTGTTTTATCGATACTGTTCCGGACAGCCTGGATGGCATTTACCGGAGTATTGACAGCTTTGCAAAGGTCAGTAAGTTCGGGGGAGGTATGGGCCTTTATTTTGGAAAGGTCCGCGCCGCAGGGAGTGCGATCCGCGGTTTTAAGGGAGCTGCGGGAGGCGTGATCCGTTGGATCAAGCTGGCCAATGATACGGCAGTGGCAGTGGACCAGCTTGGAGTAAGGCAGGGAGCTGTGGCGGTTTACCTGGATGTCTGGCACAAGGATCTGCCGGAGTTTCTGACTCTCAGGACCAATAACGGAGATGACCGCATGAAGGCGCATGATGTTTTTCCGGCTGTCTGCTATCCCAACTTGTTCTGGAAGCAGGCAAAGGAGAACATAGATGGAGACTGGTACTTAATGTGCCCTCATGAAATCCTGACAATAAAGGGCTGGGCATTGGAGGACTCTTATGGAGCCCAGTGGGAGGAACGTTACCTGGATTGTGTGAATGACAGCCGTATCCACAAGCGGATCATTCCTATTAAAGATATTATCCGCCTGGTCTTAAAGAGCGCTGTGGAAACAGGAACGCCCTTTACCTTTAACCGGGATATTGTAAATGAAGCCAATCCCAACAGCCACAGCGGCATTATTTACTGCAGCAACCTGTGTACGGAAATTGCCCAGAACATGAGCGGAGTCGAGCAGGTTGACCAGCAGATACAGACAGTGGACGGGGAAACTGTGGTGGTTACCGTAACAAGGCCGGGAGACTTTGTTGTGTGTAACCTGGCCAGCCTTTCTCTGGGAAAGATTGATCTTAAGGAGACCGGGGAGCTGACGGAATTGACAAGAAGTGCTGTCCGGGCATTGGATAATGTAATTGATCTGAATTTTTTCCCTGTGCCCTATGCAAAAGTCACCAACCTCCGCTACCGCCCGGTGGGACTGGGGGTAAGCGGATATCATCACATGCTGGCAAAAAACGGGATCTCCTGGGAATCAGAGGAGCATCTTAAATTTGCTGACAAGGTATTTGAGGCCATCAATTACGCGGCAATTGAAGCAAGCTGTGATTTTGCCAGGGAAAAAGGAAGATATGACCTGTATGAAGGCAGCGAGTGGCAGACAGGGGCATATTTTGACAAACGGGGATATTGTTCTGAGAAGTGGAATTGCCTTCGGGAAAAGGTGGCAGAAGGCGGCATGAGAAATGGCTGGCTCATCGCCATTGCGCCAACCAGCAGCACCAGCATGATCGCCGGAACCACGGCAGGGCTGGACCCGGTCATGAACCGGTATTATCTGGAGGAAAAAAAGAATGGCCTGGTTCCCCGGGTGGCACCGGACTTATCACCGGAAACATTCTGGAAATATAAAAATGCCCATTATATTGACCAGAGCTGGTCTGTGAGGGCAGCGGGAGTCCGGCAGCGCCATGTGGACCAGGCCCAGAGCATGAATCTTTATATAACCAATGACTATACCCTTCGTCAGGTGCTGGGGCTTTATATCCTGGCCTGGGAACAGGGAGTGAAAACCATTTACTACATCCGCTCCAAAAGCCTGGAAGTGGATGAATGCGAGGCCTGCTCCAGTTAG
- the rd gene encoding rubredoxin, whose protein sequence is MGKYVCEPCGYVYDPEIGDPDSGIEPGTAFEDLPEDWVCPVCGVGKDMFVEE, encoded by the coding sequence ATGGGAAAGTATGTTTGCGAGCCATGCGGATATGTGTACGATCCTGAAATCGGTGATCCAGATTCTGGCATTGAGCCAGGTACTGCATTTGAAGATTTACCCGAAGATTGGGTTTGTCCAGTTTGCGGAGTTGGTAAGGACATGTTTGTTGAAGAGTAA
- a CDS encoding cupin domain-containing protein gives MKKPQKDQMWVFNKDIEGEQASEGVVRKVLAYCDGMMCVENQFEKGAVGNLHSHPHTQITYVASGKFEFTIGDEKKVVEAGDSLLKQNGITHGCVCLEKGILVDIFTPMREDFL, from the coding sequence ATGAAAAAACCGCAGAAAGATCAGATGTGGGTATTTAATAAGGACATAGAAGGAGAACAGGCTTCAGAAGGTGTTGTCAGAAAGGTTCTGGCATACTGTGATGGCATGATGTGTGTGGAAAATCAGTTTGAGAAGGGAGCAGTGGGAAATCTCCACAGTCACCCTCATACCCAGATCACCTATGTTGCCAGCGGAAAGTTTGAGTTCACCATAGGAGATGAAAAGAAGGTCGTAGAAGCAGGAGACAGCCTTTTAAAGCAGAATGGAATCACCCATGGCTGCGTATGCCTTGAAAAGGGAATACTGGTAGATATCTTTACACCCATGAGAGAAGATTTTCTATAA